Sequence from the Toxoplasma gondii ME49 chromosome Ib, whole genome shotgun sequence genome:
GCTTCCACATACACTGAGAAATCAGAGAATTGCATGACGCCATCTCCTGGTGTTGTATCAAATACAGGGATAGCGGGCACACCATCTGCCTCTAACAGGCACTATCCTGCTGTATCGTTAACGCATGCCCATGAAAAGAATAACGAGTACATTCATTAAGTTCCTACGTGTTCCAACCACGAACTACGAAGGAATCTAGTCGATCATGGCACTGGCATGCGCCACACACCTGTTGCGGGTACTCAGCTGAAGATCCTCCCATTTGTTAGCTCCGTCTCTCCCGAGAATGAAGTAATTAGTCACTGCCGGTTATGCAACTCTCGGAACCGACCTCACAAGCTCTTGGTCCACTAGCATGTTACGAACCGGGTTTATATTCCTAGCATCCAGATGCGAATCACACCCGAAAGAAATTATATGGATTATCAGCTGTCCCATGATTGTCTTGTCCCTCGATACCACAATAAACGCAACACATACGCAGCGCAGCACCTGTGATGACGCCTGCTcagtctttcttccttctgtcccAAGATTTGTTAGAGATAAACGGAATTTGAATTGAGGCAGACTAGTTGCCTAAATCCGTGAAAGGCTCACCCGAAGGATACGCGTAGTATTCTAGTTTGACAACTGTGTATGCTCACAAGAAGAATGCCAGAGCGATGCCAAAAGGCCAACATAGTGGTGCAACCTGAATGACATTTTTGAGATTCCGAGGTACTCAGAGCTTCGTGCCTCATCTTTCAGCATGAGAAGGTTGGTGCGTGAGGCACGGACAGTCATGCGGTGCTGTTGAAATTTGCCAGTGCACCTTCCGACACCTGCACTTTCCGGCAGTCCCATAACGTACAGTAAACTGTGAAACCAAGTAAATTCTAAACTCTATATATGCACTGCATGCCATGTCTCGCGGGGAGCATCTCTCATATGGTAACACGGGGTTACGTTTCAATCAATTTTTAAAAGACAAGTGGTAACCCGCCGCTCAGGTTGTTCGAGTCCTATACCTCACAATGGGGAGAGGAGTGATGAAGTTTTGAGAACGTGAGAAACGCGATTGGGAAGCCTTTGGACATCGTCAAAACCGCCTGCCTGCGGTTAGGTGATTTACTCGACAGCACTCTTGCAACAGAGAACATGTTATGTCCACCAAACCCCAGCTGTGTGCGGAAACGTCGGATGACGCTCTACGTTCGGCGTTAGTCCGCCACCCCGACTTGTCCTACACACGAGCCCGAAACTAGAAATTGCTTCGACTTCTACGATACCAAGAAAGCAAGTCGCCGACGCAACAGAAGCGACAAACTCTGTAGCATTTCGCTTTACTGGTTCCGCTTGCCTTGCCATTCCTGTCCAGTATGCCAACTCCGTGGTACAGACTGTCTCTTCCAGTGTTTATACTGACCAAGGCTACTTGCGCAACCCTTGAATTGTGCCACTGTAAACATGACTATCTGCACAAATCGCCCAATACTACTAACAGGGGGGGTTCAAAGCTGTACGTTTGATTTGTTATTTTTCCACAAACGAACCAATATTTAAGCAGGGAGATCGAACTGCCTTTACTGATGCGCCACAACCGCTGCACGACTGAGATCGACATTTTGCGCTAGAGACTATACAAAGGACAGAACGAACGTGAGAACAGTACCTCGTGTGTAACCATTTTGATGGCTGGAAAACTCAGTATTCGGCTCCCTACACCACCCCGGGAAACAACAGACCTTGATTATTTAGAAAGATAGCATACGTGCTTGCAAGGGAAAGTCTGGCCTTCAACACCATCCTCACACGACCAGTGAACTCCATCGCACACTTTATTCAAGGACAGTGCCCTTATCTCCATTTAGACTGTCTGTCATACACACGCGCTCGGCCGAAACATTCACTTGTTTTCGTTCATCAACTGCAAAACACGGTACCCGATTGAACTATCTCAGACAAAAGACTTCGCGCTCCACGTCACAGGAACACGTCTGAATGGCCGCATGACACGAGTCCTCGTACACAAACAGAAACTCATAGAATGTTCCTTTTTCATTTTAACGTGTGCCAACCATGCCTCGACGAGCGTCATTGATTCGTTAATGAATCGCACGAAGGACAATACACTGAAAAGAACTTCGATGACCGGCATTTCCATACCAGAGCCACAGTCGGTTCGACTGCTCATCGCCGAAGCAACTGTATACCCActtgcttctctgccctGCTGCAGCGTCTACCGGATGAACACAGCGTCGAAAAATCTGGTACTGGGTGTTTTTCGTGCAGACTGATCTTTATCGACTCGGTTCCTTGCCATCGCTGTCGGAGATCAACGGTACAACGAAACGTCTTCGTGTCACTACCTGGTCTGCACGCATCTTCAGTTTGGGTTCTCAGAACCGGGAGGCGACTTTTACCTCTCCACTGTGTACTCCGATGTAGCAGCAACCCCTTGTACTTTTCCCGCCGAGAGGTCTCTCAGCTGAAGAGATCCTCTATAGGACGGTGTCCGGCACTGGCTGGGCGTTGCTGCGCCGATGGCATCACTACAAGACTTTCGTGAGACCCCTCAGGTGGCTGTTGGTGCTGTGTTGAGACCTGCCACATGCCTGCTGGCAATCCCTGTCCAGATCTAGCCACTATACTTCCTAAGCCACAGATTTTCTCAGAATCCTTCGAATGCATCTGACCGATACTGAAGCTGTCAGCGGCCTGTGGACTAGCAGACGAACTATCTAAAGAAGGCTGGCTGACGGGCAATTGACTACTTGTTGATTGGCTTGACGGTGCCTGCTGAGGAACCTGGAGGGGGCCGTCGCGGTCGAATCGAGGCTGAACAGGCACATCGTCAATGTTCCACTCATCTAAATCATCCTCATCCCAAAATCCTTTCCCCTCAGCACCAATATCATCTGCAGTCCCAATCTGCTGCTTATTCGTCACGCCTAAAGTCTCGGGGCCTACCCCAAAAGGGCCTGGTGGTCGGACAGACAGCTGCAGTGTAGGAAGTGATTGTGATGGCTGAGGCTTTGGAACCGCAGATGCAAACCCGTTTCGACACTTGCTGTCCTGAAGTGAATCGGGAAAGGTCTGCCCATGTGCTTGAGACACATGCGGGTGAAGTACCCCATTCGGAGGTGAAACGGCCACTGGTAAGGCCGTTTGGGAGCACGCCCGTGTGTTTCCCTCCATTCTCAACGGTGTGTGCTCACTTCCACCGTTCTCTGCTTGCCCAGCACACGGCACGCTGGAAGGCACTCCGCAGTCTACGTTGTCGGGCTGTTTGCCACCAGACGATGACATAGGGGGCAACATTTGGCAGCCGCCACCAGGCACAGTAGCTGCGTGAAGTGGCTTGAGTCCCTCTTTGGAAAAACCATCGCCACTGCCTCCGGAAGGACCGTCTAGGCCATTCAAAAGCTTTCCTTGGTGGTGCGACGCATGCCAAGACTCCAGGCCTACCTCCACCGGTGCCGAATCGGTCCCGTTAGCCAAATCCATCACTCCACTGACCGGGGGAAGGTTTTCCTGCcgctctccgttgtctcttgGACACTCGCCAGCATCGCCAGGACTTGCGGCGGAGATAAGCGGACCAGTGGGGACTTCCGGTCGCATCGGCGGCGGCGACACAAACGCAGGAATGGCCTGCGTCGACCGGACGGCGTGAGCAGAAACGGAGGGAACCACGCCACGTGTTACACCAAAAAAATCTCGACCTGGCTCTCTGGTCTGGCCATTTGCACCAGACAGGCGCGACACGGTTGAGAAAGGCCCCGCAAGTTGCCGCGGTACTTCAAAAGGGCGCTTCATGGGAACAGAAGCCGGAGAAGCACAACTGACGGGCGGAGGTAGAGAAATCCCACAAGGTGGTGTCACAGCGCACGGAAACGCAGCGGAAGGCGGGGCGATCGCGCTACCTGAGTCTAACGTAGCCCCGGGAGAAAATGAGTCTGCCCCTGTTGAAACTGGATCCAACTCGCCATCCGCAGCAACAAAAGGGTGCTTCATGGGAACAGAAGCCGGAGAAGCACAACTGACGGGCGGAGGTAGAGAAATCCCACAAGGTGGTGTCACAGCGCACGGAAACGCAGCGGAAGGCGGGGCGATCGCGCTACCTGAGTCTAACGTAGCCCCGGGGGAAAATGAGCCTGCCCCTGTTGAAACTGGATCCAACTCGCCATCCGCAGCAACCCTAGTCACCATCTCACTGCGATTTTCTGGCTTCACTGTCTCGTTTTCATGTGCAGACGAGGAATCTACAACACTCGGCGCCAAGTCACCGTTGCCACGGTCCTGAGACTCTACTACTGGAACGCTGTCTCCAGCATTAACAGCATCTACGTTAACACTAAACACACTAGTAGGCCGCGGCGGCCCGGCGCTCGCTTCGCCTGCAGGTGAAGACGAGAGGTCAGCGACTGGAGGTGACTGCATGAAAGGAGACGCTAAAAGCGAACTCGGGCTGGTCCCCTGATCAACTCCTAGCGTTCCTGCATCTGCGTGGAACTGCGAGCGGAGTCCCGATGAACTTTCGTGCACAGGGGTCGTTAATGCCGTTGGGTAAGCATGCACGGCGGGAGAAGGACCGGCAACGGACGCCACAGCCGACGGAAGAATTGAACTTGTCGACGTCATAGAAGTCGACGAACACGAGGGAATTTCAGAAGCCTCTGGCACCTTGTGTGCATTTGACGGGACGCTGCAAACCCACACACGCACACCTATCGGAAGGAATACACAACCAAGGCTTCAAATTCGAGATACCCCAGACTTCCGATACCGCATCGACTCCCACACCATCGTGAGATACCTAAGGCACAACGGAACAAACAGACAACTGCCGACCACAAGCTGCATGCGATAAAACCCTGAACTGACTTGGGAATCACCAAAATACTCGTGCTGTTGACATCTTTTCTGCATACCCATGTTTCGACAGTTCCACCAAAGTCGTCTTCGCGAACGGTTCCCCTCCATACCTCAGTTGACTGGGGGTCGCCGATGTGGCACCTCGAGAGCCAGCGAGCGAATTCGCCATGGCGACAGTTCCTGCGAGCCTCGTGGTAAGCTCACTGAAGCTCTTTCTGTGAAAATTCCGCAGGTCCGCTACCTTCTGGCGCGCAAGTGCGTCGGTCTCCATGCTCTTCGCTACGGCCTGTTGAACTTGCTGGACGGCTGCCGCAATGACCCCCGTGCTCATCAGGCGGCGGCCCACACTGCTGCGAGCGACGCTATCCGAGATGACAGACGAGCAGGCAGACGGAGTGGGGGGAAGAAGCCTCCCGCCGCCAGGGAGGAAGAGTGATCCGGTGGTTGCTGCATGTCCAGAAACAGTGGAAAGAGCGACTCCCGCCGCATTCGCAGTGTTATCTCCAGATCCAGGTGGGAGTGGGGGCGCCGCAAGTCGACTTGCACTGCTGCATCGACTTAGGCTCCGCCGTCGAGACGCCCCGCCCCACAAAGCACCGAGGGCATGCACACCTGAGCCACTGGCTTCTGGCTCTTGCGCAGCCGCAAGTTTCTGGAGCAGCAAGTCGAAGTCGTCGAACACGGCGGAGGCACTCGCCTGGTCCCCAGTCTCTCCATCTGTCGGCTTGGTCTCGTTCCCCTCCACAGCCTCTGAATGTCGCTGAGACTCCGCAGCCTCGAGAGCCTGCAGGTGCCGCTGCTTCAAACCCTGGAGCTTCGCCTGCAGCTGTTGAAGTGAGTGGAGTTGAAAGGACGAGTCGGACAGCGgctgtcttcctccgctGCTCGGATTTGACGCCGCAGCACCACTGGTTCTCTTCAGCAatttgttctcttcctccaaaGCACGAATGCGCattgcatctctctctgtcgcgtctctgtgGAGTTTCTCGAGGTCCCTCACTTTCCGCTCCAGCTGCTGAACCTGCGCCCGCTGCTCCTCCGCCTCGTGAAGCGACGCCTCGACCACTCCGTTCGTCCGCATCTCCGCAgctctgtgtctctgaagCTCCTTCACCTCCTGATGGAGTTGCTGAAGTTCTCTCTGGTGCTGCTCCAGCTGTCTTTGCAgttcgctctccttctccacaaGCTCTTGCTCGCGCTGCTGGAGTTGCCGGTGTtcgcgctgcagctgctggagTTGCTGCTGCGCGTCGAGCAGTTCGCTGAAGCCGTCCCTCACTTGAGCCTGCAGGGCACTTTGTTCCTCCAGTTCCTGCACTCTCCCGAACAACTCTCGCTCCCGCTTCTCCAGTTCGCGCACGCGGTCCGCAgcctgcctctcctgctcGGCCAGCTTCCCGCGGAGCTCCTTGAGCTCCGCTTCGAGCTCCATCGTTTTTTCGTCGTTGGCTCCCGGTCCAACCGCACCGTCGAAGTCCCCGAACGGTGTCATACCCGACCGCTTCCCCGCGCGCGAGAAACTCTGAGTCTTGGGGCTGCCAGAACGGCCAGCGGCCGCGGGTGTCGGAACCCCCGAATTCCCGCCCTTGGACTCGCCTAGAAGCAAGCGCGCGGCCTCTGTGGCGCGCATCCACGCGGCGGCTGCAACGTAGGTTCCATTTTCGGTTTGCTCCCGCTGATGAATTTTTGCGTTCAGTCGAACAGCCGAGGAGGGAGGCGGCAATGACGAGACCCGCGTCTGGAGCTGAAGGGGTGGGACGCGCGGCCCCGGTCCTTTGCCGTTTTGGGCTTCATTTCGCCGACTCGAGTCGCGACCCACGCGGGTCTGTGAAGGACCTGAGCTGACACCGTTCGTGACAGGCGCATTGGGTTGCATCCCATCTGAAGACGAGTTCCGCCGCGACGGGGGTGAAGCTGCTTCGCtagggaaagaagagctgGTTGCGGGAGCGACGCGCACCGCCCCAGAAGCGGGGAAACTCGGAACTGACGGAGGCTTCACTGGGCTTCGCGCGGAGAGCGCATAGTACGCGGGGGGGGGTTGCTTACCTAAGGATGCGGGATGGGACGGGTGCTGCGGAGGACAAGAAAAATCAGATGACTGAGACAAGGACCCTGCGGAAGATCCGCTCACGCCTTGTGAGGAGACGGGCGGCAAACGCGGCCGCAAATtcgcagcggagaagaggggagacatTCTAGCAGAGTGAGGAGACCCAAAAGCGGACTGGTTGCCTCCAAAACTAGAAAGAGTGTGCTCGCAGCTCAGCACATGTCGAATcgctgaaggagaaggaaaaaccgtaagaaaggacagaaaacgagcagAAAACAAAGGGTAAGCGACGGCTGCTTTGATGTCGCGGACGCAGTCTTTTAgcacagaggaaaacagTGTGTATCCTCAGCAAACGTAGACCGGCCACACCACGCGCTTGTCGCTATCGCGCTCGCAACCCACAAcggaaacacaaaaaagaTAACGCCCACATGGAGACGCGGGTCAAAACCAGCGTGTCGACTCCCCCGTGCCCGCTACACGCGCGGACGCCAGAGGCgcaaagaaagacacaccCCTTGGATTCGAACAAATAGGAGCGCCTGAATTATAGCTGCCTTTCAGATTCTCAAAGAAACGTCACGAGTCGAGACGGCCACGCGCGTCCCAGGCCAAAAAGAAAGCTGCGAATTGGTGCCGCATGCCACGGTCTCGCTACAGCAATGTGACCTTGTTCCCGCGCGCCAGGCACCCAAGGCAAAAAAACCGAGACGAACTGGCAGAGTGGAGGGAAGAAATTGTGGAGGATCGATGCTGTCGTGCACGTGGAAAAAGCAAGATCTTGCACAGACAGCCGGACAGGGGGGATTCAGCGGACGTGGCGAACTCGTGCGAGTGGACGGCTGGTGCGGCAAACGATGTGGTGGGCCACTCGATTAGCTCCTCGATAGAGAATTGCAACAGAAATCACAGCAACAAAGATACTGACAGAAAGGATCAGAATTCGTAGGGCAGTGAGACGGCCTGACTGGAGTAGCCGATGGTGCACACGTGTCGAGGGCACATCTGCGAAGGTCCTCCGTTCACTTCCCTCCACTACGCACAAAATAGAGCTGCTGCGAGCCTCCAAGCAAAATACACGAAATGTCAACAATTGTACAGAGAAAGAACCAGACGAGCAAGATGCCGCGATGCATTGTGCTTTCTCGCGACCACCCACAACACTCGCCTTTAGAGAACAGCGTTACCCTTTGCAGCGCCAGCCTCCCCGGCCCCGGCACGAAGGTCGCTTGCGGAACACCCACTGGCTTTGTGCCGTTTTCAGTCCCGGGTGGGGGGTGGAAGGGTGGAGATGCGACGGCACTTCACCAGGTCAGCTGCAGTGTTTGAGCTTAAGCAGCAAATTTTGCCCTCGATGCTCGAGATATCCCGTTTCAGTTATTGGAGACCCGCTAAACAACACAACTTCTGGCGCCGCAGTCAAACACAGTCATTCGGTGTTTTTGTGGTGACTGCCCTGTGGCTCGGGCCGGTTAAGGCGATCGAGCCTACAAAACGACAGCAGAGTGAGCGTAAGGGAGTGCTGAGCTGTGGTGACTCGTAAGGGAAGTCTGCCTTCTGAATTTCACCGGGACGAAGCTTGAACGCTCGATGCAGGGTCCCAAGGATCCAAGGCTTTCATAAAGGAAAAACACCGAGGAGCAGCTCACGTCATCTTCCTGTGGAAAGCTTTCTGGTGGCGACAGGGCGACAGAAACTGTGTTTCGCCTACCAATAGAGGGGGTCGAAAATCAAGAGGAAAAGCAAGAACGGAAGCGGCTGTACAGCCCGTCCCATGTTCCCGTCCCGGGATAGAGTGCTGGCATCTGCAACTGACCATGACACCGTTATATCCATTTCGCTGTGGAAAAACAGGGTCAGGAGCGGGTGACAAAACATCGAGAAAAGGCTCTTCCCACTCCGCTGTTTCTGATGCGACACACGGCGAAAGGCAGCGCGTTGTGTGCCTGGGCTGCGGACAGGAACCTTAAACAAGGACGATAGACTTTGGTAAAACATCGCATGCCTCGGGTCCAGACAACGAGAAAGCCGACTTCAATTAGTCATGTCTGCTGTGGAACAAAGAATTTACTTTATGGATCAATGTGAGGTCCTGGACGAGGTTAGCTTTCACAGCCTGTCTCGATTCGCTTTGCCGGAGACGGCTCAGACAAAACACGACTGCCAGGGAGGGGTCCGCCCTGATCTGGGGAACTAACAGATCGTGAAAGACCGTTTGCTTAGCAGTAAAACCATTTGGGTAACAGGAATTGACAGTCGCTTTTCTCGGTTGATGGCACACGTGATTTCACCGGTGGTATCGGTAAATGCGAATCCCACAATCTGGGGAAGGTCGTGAACGTTCGCGAGTCCCCGTTCACACACTTACCGGGGCTGGGTGCCCTAATGGAAACTACAGATCCTGCATGTTGGCGCGGTGCAACGTCACATGTTCGCAACGAAGCCACTTTCTTCACAAAGAGAGGACGGGAATACGTAGAACTTGCGGCCCTTACTATTTAAATCTGCATTCAGTATAACACGTTAGATTCCCCCGCTTTTGCGCGCCACTTACTTCGGGGTACCTCGCAGACCCGACGAGGACGACACTTGCGTTCGTCTACAGTCCCAAAAACCGCggtgtctgcgtttccgaCTGGTATCATGTGTGACGGAACTACGGAGGGTAACGGGGGAATAGCGATGTTTTTGCGCTCGGAAGTCCTCCCGAGCCGGAGTTGGGACACACTGCTCAGACCGGAGTAACATTTACTCGAGGATCGACTGGTGAAACGGTTTCATTGGTTGAGACGTAAAAATCAACGCAACAAAAATGACAGAAGTGGGGTTCAAAGCCACGCCCTTTCGAACTGCGGCCTTAACGCAGCGCCCTAGACCAGTCGGCCACTCTGCCGTGAACCCATGTGGCGGTGGCTGTTTTTGATTTAACGCCAGGTTCACCCGTCCAATTTTTCTCCCGAAAAAGACACATTCTTTGCATCCTTTATTGCAGGTATTATGTCATATTGTCAGAGACTGAGCTTGGCTGTTCCAAAGGATCccaagaagaagcgactcCATAGGTGGTGGGTTCTGGATGGTGTGCCGGCGGTATCGTGACGCCTTCACACGGAATTTAACTCGCATCACCTGCTGAAGCGATTTGGCTTCTGTCGTCAAGTTAGACGCGGTAAATAGAGATGCAGACAGCCACTCTCCAACTGAATGTGAGGTCAGAAAAGAGGTTCCCTTCGGTGGGGTCACCGGTCCTGGGGAATGATGGTTGCCACCAAATGATGTAAACGGCCCTTCGACTCGTAGCGTTTGACCACATCGAACCTCTACGCGTTTCTGCCACACTTGCTGACACATCCACCGATATagttcctttccttctggTGTTAACAAAAGCAGTGTCCCAAAACAGTTTTTCTGCTttgagaaaaagacgacgGCGGCAGGATTCGAACCTGCGCAGGCAGAGCCTAATGGATTTCTAGTCCATCTCCTTAACCACTCGGACACACCGCCGAAACCCTTGGTCGCCAGAAGCGTGGTCGTCAGAGCCACTTGTGGCAGTTCAGGTTTGTATCGACTCCGCGGTCGATATCGCTATTCTGCCGTGTGCGGTAGTGCCTGTCCGGGTCCTGTGTTTATTCGTTCCCTGATTTTCCTCGACTTGCATTCGCAGCAACGACTTCTCGTGCGTGCTTTTGTACGTTGCCAGAGTTACACGGTTATACTTGCCAGCTTCTACAAAGTGTGTGGAGCCAGTTTCCGTCACTGGAGCTTCTTGGACTCTGTTCAGATCACGCGCCATGCCGTCGCTTCGTTCGTGACACACATCTCAACCACTGCGAATATGTCTACGTAGCACTCATCCCCTTGACTCTAAGTTTCACGTACCCTTTACTCACATTTAAATGGCTCTAACTAACCATGCGGTTGTAGACGCCGCTCTTAAAGTTGCCTTTCTCCACATACTTCAATGATGGATGCCAAATGCATACCGAATTCAGTTGGACGATTCGTCTATGGCTTATCGAGCTTTAAGGTCACACTAACGGCGAAAGAACAAGCAGGGGCATTCAGGACCGCTGGCCGGGTATTATCTCAGAAGAGCTGAGCAAAAACTTTGCGGCACTTGCCACGTGCGCATCAAGCGTTGCATCTCGTTTTACTgacaagagaacgagacaacGCCGAAAGGCGATGTGCTGCCAGTAGTTGACTCGACTCAGGATGCATACCGTCTTAACGCGTTCTCATGGTGGATGTAATACGTCTGCAGTAGTTTGAATAGGCTAAAAGCCAACGATGTTACCGATCATACTAGCATTTGAGGAGGAGTTTTCTCTAGCGGTTAATACGAGCAATAACCATAATCCATCTATTACGCCTAGAACATAACCGGTGTGGAAATGACACTTGGTGaacaaaaaacagagagtAGCCGACAAGCGCATACGTACCGCATGGCAAAGATGAACGCGTGACTGCGTGCGACGTTGTGCCATTCCAAAAACAATTCTCAGACAGATGATTCCATCCACATCTTTAAGTTTCTCATTCGCTAACAAGCACTTTTAGAAGTCGGTGGCTAGAGGTGTGGGAAATCGTAACCAACACGCCTGCACATATTGACATTCCTGAGCGTTCTGTGGACCAGCAAGAAGTTCTGAACACTTATATTTCGGTCCAAAGATTCCACATGGTCCAAGAAGCTTGAAAAAGGATAGAAAAGAATCACACCCGGCAAATGTACGAGGAAGACTGGGTGACATAGCGGACCCAGCGGAATGGACTCGCGActccgttcttctcggcGATCCGCAGGTAGCGCACCTGAACAGGGAGAACAGCGTAGACCACCACAACAGCGACATTGTATGGGGCTTATCGAGTTGTACAACAGCATCCGTACTTCTGTCTTCAGAGAATTCTCCTTCATCTCTTGTAAACGGCATTTGTATCCCACAATTCTCCATCCGCCGAAAAAGACCACCGGCCACGCACGCAAGACGCAACTTTAAGCAATTCTTCTGTTCCGTTGTTTTCCACTTCTGCTCGTGTCCTTTTCGCCCACCTCatgtttctcttcacttgCTCTGAAATGCAAACTCGGAAGCGCGAACGACGAAGCGATCCTCGGTCGAGCGTATCTTTCCTCGTCGGGAGTGCGTAACAGGGACGGGTGGGGGCACATTCGCGTTCAGCTGTCCGAGGCAAAATCCGTAGATTTGTGAAAAACACGAGGAG
This genomic interval carries:
- a CDS encoding hypothetical protein (encoded by transcript TGME49_207370), which translates into the protein MSPLFSAANLRPRLPPVSSQGVSGSSAGSLSQSSDFSCPPQHPSHPASLGKQPPPAYYALSARSPVKPPSVPSFPASGAVRVAPATSSSFPSEAASPPSRRNSSSDGMQPNAPVTNGVSSGPSQTRVGRDSSRRNEAQNGKGPGPRVPPLQLQTRVSSLPPPSSAVRLNAKIHQREQTENGTYVAAAAWMRATEAARLLLGESKGGNSGVPTPAAAGRSGSPKTQSFSRAGKRSGMTPFGDFDGAVGPGANDEKTMELEAELKELRGKLAEQERQAADRVRELEKRERELFGRVQELEEQSALQAQVRDGFSELLDAQQQLQQLQREHRQLQQREQELVEKESELQRQLEQHQRELQQLHQEVKELQRHRAAEMRTNGVVEASLHEAEEQRAQVQQLERKVRDLEKLHRDATERDAMRIRALEEENKLLKRTSGAAASNPSSGGRQPLSDSSFQLHSLQQLQAKLQGLKQRHLQALEAAESQRHSEAVEGNETKPTDGETGDQASASAVFDDFDLLLQKLAAAQEPEASGSGVHALGALWGGASRRRSLSRCSSASRLAAPPLPPGSGDNTANAAGVALSTVSGHAATTGSLFLPGGGRLLPPTPSACSSVISDSVARSSVGRRLMSTGVIAAAVQQVQQAVAKSMETDALARQKVADLRNFHRKSFSELTTRLAGTVAMANSLAGSRGATSATPSQLSVPSNAHKVPEASEIPSCSSTSMTSTSSILPSAVASVAGPSPAVHAYPTALTTPVHESSSGLRSQFHADAGTLGVDQGTSPSSLLASPFMQSPPVADLSSSPAGEASAGPPRPTSVFSVNVDAVNAGDSVPVVESQDRGNGDLAPSVVDSSSAHENETVKPENRSEMVTRVAADGELDPVSTGAGSFSPGATLDSGSAIAPPSAAFPCAVTPPCGISLPPPVSCASPASVPMKRPFEVPRQLAGPFSTVSRLSGANGQTREPGRDFFGVTRGVVPSVSAHAVRSTQAIPAFVSPPPMRPEVPTGPLISAASPGDAGECPRDNGERQENLPPVSGVMDLANGTDSAPVEVGLESWHASHHQGKLLNGLDGPSGGSGDGFSKEGLKPLHAATVPGGGCQMLPPMSSSGGKQPDNVDCGVPSSVPCAGQAENGGSEHTPLRMEGNTRACSQTALPVAVSPPNGVLHPHVSQAHGQTFPDSLQDSKCRNGFASAVPKPQPSQSLPTLQLSVRPPGPFGVGPETLGVTNKQQIGTADDIGAEGKGFWDEDDLDEWNIDDVPVQPRFDRDGPLQVPQQAPSSQSTSSQLPVSQPSLDSSSASPQAADSFSIGQMHSKDSEKICGLGSIVARSGQGLPAGMWQVSTQHQQPPEGSHESLVVMPSAQQRPASAGHRPIEDLFS